The following coding sequences lie in one Primulina huaijiensis isolate GDHJ02 chromosome 2, ASM1229523v2, whole genome shotgun sequence genomic window:
- the LOC140971010 gene encoding heavy metal-associated isoprenylated plant protein 23-like, protein MSSTAGHKKQKKKQLQTVNLKVRMDCDGCELKLKKAMSSLKGVKSVEINRKEQKVTVTGYVEQNKVLKKAKSTGKKAEIWPYVPYNLVPQPYAPPAYDKKAPPGFVRKVDAVTTEDPYVSIFSDENPNACSIM, encoded by the exons ATGAGCAGCACTGCAGGTCACAAAAAGCAAAAGAAAAAACAGTTGCAGACTGTAAATCTAAAGGTGAGAATGGATTGTGATGGCTGCGAGCTTAAACTCAAGAAGGCTATGTCTTCTTTAAAAG GAGTGAAATCTGTGGAGATAAACAGGAAAGAGCAAAAGGTAACAGTAACAGGATACGTGGAACAAAACAAAGTGTTGAAGAAAGCAAAATCAACGGGAAAGAAAGCCGAGATATGGCCGTATGTGCCCTACAATCTGGTGCCTCAGCCATATGCTCCGCCGGCATACGACAAGAAAGCACCGCCAGGTTTTGTCAGAAAAGTCGATGCGGTCACCACCGAGGACCCCTATGTTTCAATCTTCAGTGATGAAAATCCAAATGCATGTTCTATAATGTAG